From the genome of Papaver somniferum cultivar HN1 chromosome 2, ASM357369v1, whole genome shotgun sequence, one region includes:
- the LOC113349898 gene encoding COP1-interacting protein 7-like, translating to MKSGTRLDSLVFQLTPTRTRCELVIIANGKTEKVSSGLLNPFLAHLKTAQDQINKGGYSITLEPNAGSDASWFTKGTVERFIRFVSTPEVLERVNTIESEILQIEKAIVVQSNENMGLITVEEPQRNAEASQKKVEEHQAKQPLAIEGSKPALDSDAEKAIVLYQPEAQTPLSDRTTTHEEHSRIQLLRVLETRRTVLRKEQGMAFARAVAAGFDMDDMPYLVSFAECFGALRLMDACLRFIELWKVKHETGQWLEIEASEAMSTRSDFSPMGKSELGIETNGHVNNDARADLSSDNVRDNRASVDTQVPPGQHDYIPCQFQHPMYPQWPIHSPPGAPPGYQPYPMQGIPYYNYPGSVPYFHPPYPPMEDPRFHTPQKMGLKRHSIDSKDGSIELDNWDGGSSNKRSQDGSEVENEGSHREHSRRKSSRSGNKKSGTVVIQNINYITSKKQDTFASETESVSSSETDEEADDFVMKDKNSLRASKSEERGTKSTDAWDSSDNGAAGYGQNTDGGHWLAFQTALLRDDDKKSFANDQAMFSSEKEAQVTRQTNGTWPDPLVPHYGQDMSQGQEHRTAEFDAINGKLARMLKTSDDGSMFSQGEFNRESRDVQVSVNYSEIEGVRGSYKRGASDDFVIHRQVHSNYVESLSDPLNGNGLEHSANNLDGNSSYNVSDESFIIPLRSSSQDHFGTQGRTTIYMDSELPSGPQSAEDLGNMGRNLPSYEPDDLSMLPERGGERESTGYDPALDYEMQVVEAQSISKEDFVTVDEDPKHKDKKLKGVQSSLEKRRAEAALRKANPSKLTPPNDAQARAAKLRAYKADLQKMKKEKDEEDKKRLEALKRERQRRIAARGGATAAESTLPSQLKPRQLPKLSPTSHKGYKFCDSEPSPVSPLQRLPTRTTSVGSRDSLKITKPNKLNNSDRIAGNGLSRSVSSIPELKKINNDLTAEAKVATRPIRRLSEPRMNKSLDDSSGKSQRSNPSSKTRVSNGSESNKITALMSLDKTKAATLPELKIKTPRVSSNIPQNRPMANEAMQKANGSTHAITSGSRKVKGSIGKILHESDVDDNPVIEKAVVMLERDTPPTLVVQEIEERMKIRNGSDKIGDKTEVVLEYAAIHAAASPLTADDTICDASDLHVDELPSYQVHTAPADYGGEVLSKFSTLSVAEKPYQAPYARVSSLEDPCTTNVQYTKAPPRSSEATADGNETVKAHISDYTAPTSVEQIVESSDNHHGKESSKGFKRFLKLGRKNRSSSSDQRNVESDRLSTDSTLADDRVVSAAEPDEAHTLKNLISQNETPTGSTPQKASRHFSLLSPFRSKSSEKKQSRT from the exons ATGAAGTCCGGAACTCGGCTTGATTCTTTGGTTTTTCAACTCACGCCTACACGAACTAG GTGTGAGTTGGTTATAATTGCAAATGGAAAAACAGAGAAAGTATCATCTGGGTTGTTAAACCCTTTTCTTGCTCATTTGAAGACAGCTCAAGATCAGATTAACAAAGGGGGTTATTCAATTACGCTAGAACCTAATGCTGGTAGTGATGCTTCATGGTTTACCAAGGGCACTGTGGAGAG GTTTATACGCTTCGTGAGCACTCCTGAGGTTTTAGAGCGGGTGAATACCATAGAATCTGAGATCTTGCAAATTGAGAAGGCAATTGTTGTTCAATCCAATGAGAATATGGGATTGATCACT GTGGAAGAGCCTCAGAGAAACGCAGAGGCGTCTCAGAAAAAGGTGGAAGAGCATCAAGCAAAACAGCCCTTAGCAATTGAAG GTAGCAAGCCTGCACTTGACTCTGATGCAGAGAAGGCTATTGTCCTGTATCAG CCTGAAGCACAGACACCTCTATCAGATAGAACTACCACCCATGAAGAACACTCAAG AATTCAGCTTTTGAGAGTGCTCGAGACACGTAGAACAGTTCTAAGAAAAGAACAGGGGATGGCCTTTGCCCGTGCTGTAGCTGCTGGTTTTGACATGGATGACATGCCATACTTGGTATCATTTGCAGAATGTTTTGGGGCCTTACGTTTAAT GGATGCGTGTTTGAGATTTATCGAATTATGGAAGGTAAAGCATGAAACTGGCCAGTGGCTTGAAATTGAAGCATCTGAAGCTATGTCTACTAGATCAGACTTCTCCCCCATGGGAAAATCTGAGTTGGGAATAGAGACTAACGGACATGTTAATAATGATGCCAGAGCAGATCTGAGCTCAGACAATGTCAGAG ATAATAGGGCTTCGGTGGATACACAAGTGCCACCAGGGCAGCACGACTATATTCCATGCCAATTTCAGCATCCTATGTACCCTCAATGGCCTATTCACTCGCCACCAGGTGCTCCACCAGGCTATCAACCGTATCCCATGCAAGGTATTCCGTACTACAATTATCCAGGAAGTGTCCCCTATTTCCATCCACCTTATCCACCAATGGAGGATCCCAGATTTCATACTCCTCAAAAAATGGGTCTGAAAAGACACTCCATAGACAGTAAAGATGGTAGTATTGAATTAGATAATTGGGATGGTGGTAGTTCGAACAAAAGATCTCAGGATGGTTCGGAGGTTGAGAATGAAGGTTCCCACAGGGAGCACTCTCGGAGAAAGTCTAGTCGATCAGGTAACAAGAAATCAGGCACAGTTGTCATCCAAAATATCAATTATATCACTTCGAAGAAGCAAGATACATTTGCTAGTGAAACAGAGTCTGTTTCTAGCAGTGAAACTGATGAAGAGGCTGACGATTTTGTGATGAAGGATAAGAACTCTCTGAGAGCTTCAAAAAGTGAAGAGAGGGGAACTAAGTCCACTGATGCTTGGGATTCGAGTGATAATGGAGCTGCAGGTTATGGGCAAAATACCGATGGTGGACACTGGCTAGCCTTTCAGACTGCTTTGTTACGGGACGATGATAAAAAATCATTTGCTAATGATCAAGCCATGTTTTCTTCGGAAAAGGAGGCTCAAGTAACTAGGCAGACAAATGGAACATGGCCTGACCCTTTAGTTCCTCATTATGGACAAGATATGAGTCAGGGTCAGGAACATAGAACAGCGGAATTTGATGCAATTAATGGAAAACTTGCTCGCATGTTGAAGACGTCAGATGATGGCTCTATGTTCTCCCAGGGAGAGTTCAATAGAGAATCCAGAGATGTGCAGGTGAGTGTAAATTATTCTGAAATAGAAGGTGTAAGGGGGAGTTATAAAAGAGGAGCTAGTGATGACTTCGTGATTCATAGGCAAGTACATTCAAATTACGTTGAATCGCTGTCTGATCCCCTGAATGGAAATGGGCTTGAGCATTCTGCAAATAATTTGGACGGAAACTCATCATACAATGTAAGTGATGAGTCGTTTATAATTCCTTTAAGGTCGAGCTCACAAGATCATTTTGGAACTCAGGGTCGAACTACAATTTATATGGACTCCGAGCTTCCATCAGGGCCTCAAAGTGCAGAAGATTTGGGCAACATGGGTAGAAACCTACCCAGCTATGAACCAGATGACTTGAGCATGTTACCAGAGCGGGGGGGTGAGAGAGAGTCTACTGGTTATGACCCTGCTTTAGACTATGAAATGCAGGTTGTAGAGGCACAGAGCATAAGCAAGGAAGATTTTGTGACTGTTGATGAAGACCCAAAACATAAGGATAAAAAGTTGAAAGGTGTGCAAAGTAGTTTGGAGAAAAGGAGAGCCGAGGCAGCATTGAGGAAAGCAAATCCATCAAAATTAACCCCACCCAATGACGCACAAGCACGAGCAGCTAAGCTAAGGGCCTACAAGGCTGATCTTCAGAaaatgaagaaagagaag GATGAGGAAGATAAGAAAAGATTGGAAGCTTTGAAAAGAGAACGTCAAAGGAGAATTGCAGCAAGAGGTGGTGCTACGGCAGCTGAATCTACATTGCCATCTCAGCTCAAACCACGGCAACTACCAAAGCTTTCCCCAACGTCTCACAAGGGTTACAAATTCTGTGATTCCGAGCCCAGTCCAGTGTCTCCATTACAAAGGTTGCCTACCAGAACTACGTCTGTGGGATCTAGGGATTCATTAAAGATAACTAAGCCGAATAAATTAAACAATAGTGATAGAATAGCTGGTAATGGATTAAGCCGGTCAGTGTCATCAATACCTGAGCTGAAGAAAATCAATAATGATCTCACCGCTGAAGCAAAAGTAGCGACACGGCCAATTCGAAGACTGTCAGAACCTAGAATGAACAAAAGTCTGGATGATTCTTCAGGAAAGTCTCAAAGATCCAATCCATCATCAAAGACCAGAGTATCTAATGGGTCTGAGAGTAACAAGATTACCGCGCTTATGAGCCTTGACAAAACCAAGGCCGCCACTCTTCCAGAGCTGAAGATTAAAACACCAAGAGTGTCCTCAAATATTCCTCAAAACAGACCAATGGCAAATGAAGCGATGCAGAAAGCAAATGGAAGCACGCATGCAATTACATCAGGAAGTCGCAAAGTAAAAGGAAGTATTGGGAAGATTTTACATGAAAGCGATGTAGACGATAACCCAGTTATTGAGAAAGCTGTTGTGATGCTTGAACGGGATACCCCCCCTACTCTTGTtgtacaagaaattgaagaaaggaTGAAGATAAGGAATGGATCTGACAAAATAGGGGATAAGACTGAGGTGGTTCTAGAGTATGCAGCTATTCATGCTGCAGCTTCACCACTTACTGCGGACGATACTATTTGTGATGCCAGTGACCTCCATGTGGATGAGTTACCGAGTTATCAAGTTCATACG GCCCCAGCAGATTATGGAGGGGAAGTATTGTCAAAATTCTCGACCTTAAGTGTGGCAGAAAAACCATATCAAGCTCCTTATGCTCGAGTGTCATCTTTGGAGGATCCGTGTACAACAAATGTCCAGTACACAAAAGCTCCCCCAAGAAGCTCTGAAGCAACAGCAGATGGTAATGAAACTGTTAAGGCTCATATATCTGATTATACAGCTCCAACCTCTGTTGAACAAATAGTGGAATCTTCGGATAATCATCATGGAAAGGAATCGTCCAAAGGTTTTAAGCGGTTTTTAAAATTAGGAAGGAAGAACCGTAGCTCATCAAGTGACCAACGCAATGTCGAATCAGATAGGTTGAGCACAGATAGCACCCTTGCTGATGATCGCGTAGTAAGTGCAGCTGAACCTGATGAAG CTCATACTTTGAAGAATCTCATCTCTCAAAATGAAACCCCAACAGGCAGCACTCCGCAGAAGG CTTCTCGCCATTTCTCTTTATTGTCACCCTTTAGGAGCAAGTCAAGTGAAAAGAAACAGTCAAGAACTTGA